A stretch of Solea senegalensis isolate Sse05_10M linkage group LG10, IFAPA_SoseM_1, whole genome shotgun sequence DNA encodes these proteins:
- the ccnd1 gene encoding G1/S-specific cyclin-D1 has product MEEQLLCCEVDSIRRAYQDVNLLNDRVLHTMLKAEESYLPSPNYFKCVQKEIVPKMRKIVSTWMLEVCEEQKCEEEVFPLAMNYVDRFLSVEATRKTRLQLLGATCMFLASKMKETVPLTAEKLCIYTDNSVQPGELLQMELLVLNKLKWDLASVTPHDFIDHFLSKLNIHLSTKQILRKHAQTFVALCATDVNFIASPPSMVAAGSVVAAVQGLYLKSQDASLSSQNLTNFLSQVIRSDPDCLRSCQEQIESLLESSLRQAQQHGGMTEAKRVDEDVDLSCTPTDVRDINI; this is encoded by the exons ATGGAAgagcagctgctctgctgcGAGGTGGACTCCATCAGGAGAGCTTACCAGGACGTGAACCTGCTCAACGACAGAGTTCTCCACACCATGCTGAAGGCAGAGGAGAGCTACCTGCCGTCTCCAAACTACTTCAAGTGTGTCCAGAAAGAAATAGTCCCCAAAATGAGGAAAATAGTGTCCACCTGGATGTTAGAG GTCTGCGAGGAACAAAAATGTGAGGAGGAGGTTTTTCCTCTGGCTATGAACTATGTGGACAGATTTTTATCAGTGGAGGCCACCAGGAAAACACGACTGCAGCTGCTGGGAGCCACATGCATGTTTCTAGCATCCAAGATGAAGGAGACAGTTCCTTTAACGGCAGAGAAACTCTGCATCTACACAGACAACTCAGTCCAGCCTGGAGAACTCCTG CAAATGGAGCTGCTGGTTCTCAACAAGCTGAAGTGGGACCTGGCTTCAGTCACGCCTCATGACTTCATCGACCACTTTCTGTCCAAGCtgaacattcacctgtccaccaAGCAGATCCTGAGGAAACACGCCCAGACCTTTGTGGCGCTCTGTGCTACAG ATGTTAACTTCATCGCCAGTCCTCCCTCCATGGTCGCAGCGGGCAGTGTGGTGGCAGCTGTTCAAGGTCTCTACCTGAAGAGCCAAGATGCCTCCTTGTCCTCGCAGAACCTCACCAACTTCCTGTCACAGGTCATCCGCAGTGATCCG GACTGCCTGCGCTCATGTCAGGAGCAGATCGAGTCTCTGCTGGAGTCCAGCCTCCGACAGGCTCAGCAGCACGGCGGAATGACAGAAGCCAAACGTGTGGATGAGGACGTGGACCTGTCCTGCACCCCAACAGACGTCAGAGACATCAACATCTGA